A single Anatilimnocola floriformis DNA region contains:
- the hemQ gene encoding hydrogen peroxide-dependent heme synthase — MSQGHGRPPGAHGPPPNIPISLEPTQGWHCTHLYYRFDRGVLAGMSAEARARGREELTAALDPAGPSASTRLQTSIVSGHKSDFGLMLMDPNPLKIDSVQQGLLATSLGPALIPTYSFVSITEISEYVSTVEQYGQRLIAEGDAEGSPVYQAKLKAYGDRLPMMNKQRLTPEFPPYPATCFYPMNKKRKVGENWFLLPFAERNRQMAEHARSGMEFAGKVSQLITVGLGLDDWEWGVTLWAKNPQYLTEIVYRMRFDEASARYAEFGPFYTSYVATPAEMLDHCRVK, encoded by the coding sequence ATGTCCCAAGGTCACGGTCGTCCTCCAGGCGCGCACGGTCCGCCGCCGAATATTCCTATCAGCCTCGAACCGACGCAGGGTTGGCACTGCACGCATCTGTATTACCGGTTCGACCGTGGCGTGCTCGCGGGCATGTCGGCCGAGGCACGGGCGCGCGGCCGGGAAGAGTTGACCGCGGCGCTCGATCCGGCTGGGCCGAGTGCTTCGACGCGGCTGCAGACGAGCATCGTTAGCGGCCACAAATCCGATTTCGGCTTGATGCTGATGGATCCGAATCCGCTGAAGATCGATTCGGTACAGCAAGGCCTGCTCGCCACTTCGCTGGGGCCGGCCCTCATCCCGACTTATTCGTTTGTTTCGATCACCGAAATCTCGGAATACGTTTCGACCGTCGAACAGTACGGCCAACGGTTGATCGCCGAAGGGGATGCCGAGGGAAGCCCCGTTTATCAAGCCAAGCTGAAGGCCTATGGCGATCGCTTGCCGATGATGAACAAGCAACGGCTGACGCCGGAGTTTCCGCCCTACCCGGCAACCTGTTTTTATCCGATGAATAAAAAGCGGAAAGTTGGCGAGAACTGGTTCCTGCTGCCGTTCGCCGAACGCAACCGGCAGATGGCCGAGCACGCTCGTAGCGGCATGGAGTTCGCCGGCAAGGTCTCGCAGCTCATCACCGTCGGCCTCGGCCTCGACGATTGGGAGTGGGGCGTCACGCTGTGGGCAAAGAACCCGCAGTACCTCACCGAGATCGTCTATCGGATGCGCTTTGATGAAGCGAGCGCCCGGTATGCCGAGTTCGGGCCGTTCTATACCAGCTATGTCGCGACGCCGGCGGAGATGCTCGATCACTGTCGCGTGAAGTAG
- a CDS encoding lactonase family protein, with amino-acid sequence MSTNSASRRSFLQTSLAVAGATQLLPNMLTAQEASKPLLAYIGTFSSPLKDVLPTQVDLPPGNGRGIHLFQVDRQTGALKAVDVFESGVSPSSLAVNSAGTRLYSANETDRHGAEKEGSVSAFAIDRATGKLELLNTVRSGGAGPTYVSVHPTGKFLLVANYFGGSIAVLPILADGRLGEATDVQRDAGKIGPTRAEHAPPGSFAFSGHDRTHAHQIGTDPAGRFVLHIDLGLDQIYVWKFDAQTGKLSPGEFHVVTLPPGDGPRHFHFHPNDKWSYSIQEEGSTVVLFDYEAATGKLTARQTLSTLPPGFVGSNFCSEILVSADGRFLYAGNRLHDSVAIFAIADDGTLKYQGEEWTRGNYPRSFNFDPTGEFFYCCNQRGDNVAVFSVDRKTGSLKFTGQYVPVGNPSCIVFLDLATSSPAKS; translated from the coding sequence ATGTCAACAAATTCCGCATCCCGTCGCTCGTTCCTGCAAACTTCGCTCGCTGTCGCCGGAGCCACGCAACTGCTGCCGAATATGTTGACAGCCCAAGAGGCGAGCAAACCGCTGCTGGCCTACATCGGCACGTTCAGTTCGCCGCTAAAGGATGTGTTGCCGACGCAGGTCGACCTGCCGCCGGGCAACGGCCGCGGGATTCATCTGTTTCAAGTCGATCGGCAGACTGGCGCGCTGAAGGCGGTCGATGTTTTCGAGTCCGGCGTCAGCCCCAGCAGCCTGGCCGTGAACAGCGCGGGGACGCGACTCTATTCGGCGAACGAAACCGATCGCCACGGCGCCGAGAAAGAAGGTTCGGTCAGCGCGTTTGCCATCGATCGCGCGACCGGCAAACTGGAACTGCTCAATACCGTTCGTTCCGGTGGCGCGGGGCCGACGTACGTCAGCGTTCATCCGACCGGCAAGTTTCTTCTCGTGGCCAATTACTTCGGCGGTTCGATTGCGGTACTCCCGATCCTCGCCGACGGCCGCTTGGGAGAAGCCACCGATGTGCAACGTGACGCCGGCAAGATTGGTCCGACCCGCGCCGAGCACGCGCCGCCGGGAAGCTTTGCTTTCAGCGGCCATGATCGGACGCATGCCCACCAAATCGGCACCGATCCAGCCGGCCGCTTTGTGCTGCATATCGATCTGGGGTTGGATCAGATCTATGTCTGGAAGTTCGACGCGCAAACCGGCAAGTTGTCGCCGGGCGAATTTCATGTGGTGACGTTGCCGCCCGGCGATGGGCCGCGGCATTTTCATTTTCATCCGAACGACAAATGGTCTTATTCGATCCAAGAAGAAGGCTCGACCGTCGTGCTGTTCGACTATGAAGCCGCGACTGGCAAACTCACGGCGCGGCAGACCCTATCGACGTTGCCGCCGGGCTTTGTGGGGAGCAACTTCTGCTCGGAGATTCTGGTTTCCGCCGATGGCCGATTTTTGTATGCCGGCAATCGATTGCACGACAGCGTGGCGATTTTTGCCATCGCGGACGACGGCACGCTGAAGTATCAAGGCGAAGAATGGACGCGCGGCAACTATCCGCGCAGTTTCAACTTCGATCCCACCGGCGAGTTCTTCTACTGCTGCAATCAACGCGGCGACAACGTTGCCGTCTTCAGCGTCGATCGCAAAACGGGCAGCTTGAAATTCACCGGCCAGTACGTGCCGGTCGGCAATCCCTCGTGCATCGTGTTCCTGGATCTGGCTACATCCAGTCCGGCAAAATCTTGA
- a CDS encoding 1,2-dihydroxy-3-keto-5-methylthiopentene dioxygenase yields MARIRIQDENREITDPQQISEFLAPFGIWYEKWDVDGRIDRDATDAEILTAYAPEVERLKARGGFVTADVINVKPETPNLDAMLQKFAKEHTHSEDEVRFTVKGGGVFHIHPENGPVFAVQVESGDLINVPKGTQHWFDLCKDRNIRCIRLFQDMSGWSPAYVDNPVNARYEALCMGPAYLNPVGMGGAVKI; encoded by the coding sequence ATGGCCCGCATCCGCATTCAGGACGAGAACCGCGAAATCACCGACCCGCAGCAGATCAGCGAGTTCCTCGCGCCGTTCGGCATTTGGTATGAGAAGTGGGATGTCGATGGCCGGATCGATCGCGACGCCACCGACGCCGAGATTCTCACCGCCTACGCTCCTGAGGTCGAACGCCTCAAGGCCCGCGGCGGTTTCGTCACTGCCGACGTCATCAACGTCAAACCAGAAACGCCGAACCTCGACGCGATGCTGCAGAAGTTCGCCAAGGAACACACCCACAGCGAAGACGAAGTCCGCTTCACCGTCAAAGGCGGCGGCGTGTTTCATATCCATCCCGAAAACGGCCCGGTGTTCGCCGTGCAGGTCGAGTCGGGCGATCTGATCAACGTGCCGAAGGGCACGCAGCACTGGTTCGACCTCTGCAAGGACCGCAACATTCGCTGCATCCGCCTGTTCCAAGACATGAGCGGCTGGAGCCCGGCGTACGTCGATAATCCGGTTAATGCTCGCTACGAAGCGCTCTGCATGGGCCCGGCGTACTTGAATCCGGTTGGTATGGGCGGTGCGGTCAAGATTTAG
- the mtnC gene encoding acireductone synthase — translation MIDFTGRVILLDIEGTTSSVRFVYDEMFPYVRRELAEFLDHHANDPNVLAAAKQIALDGGKTLLELTGCEDLKSDAAQQRLTAEVIRQMDSDLKATGLKDLQGQVWESGFKSGELLAHVYDDVPPSLRKWKDAGRELRIYSSGSVQAQILFFGHTIAGNLLPLLSGHYDTTIGSKRESQSYANIIADIGCSPADVLFLSDITAELDAAKTAGLRTGLLLRPGNAPQSNEQKHPAIKSFEEIS, via the coding sequence GTGATCGACTTCACCGGCCGCGTGATTTTGCTCGACATCGAAGGGACCACCTCGTCGGTCCGTTTCGTCTACGACGAGATGTTCCCCTATGTCCGCCGTGAGCTCGCCGAGTTTCTCGATCACCATGCGAACGACCCCAACGTCCTCGCCGCAGCCAAGCAAATCGCCCTCGACGGCGGCAAGACGCTGCTCGAACTCACCGGCTGCGAAGATCTGAAATCCGACGCAGCCCAGCAACGCCTGACGGCCGAAGTCATCCGCCAGATGGATTCCGACCTCAAGGCCACCGGCCTCAAAGACCTGCAAGGTCAGGTCTGGGAATCCGGCTTTAAATCCGGCGAACTCCTCGCCCACGTTTACGACGACGTGCCGCCATCCCTGCGCAAATGGAAAGACGCCGGCCGCGAACTCCGCATCTATTCCTCCGGCAGCGTCCAAGCCCAGATCCTTTTCTTCGGCCACACCATCGCCGGCAACTTGCTGCCGCTCCTCTCCGGCCACTACGACACCACCATCGGCTCGAAGCGCGAAAGCCAAAGCTACGCCAACATCATCGCCGACATCGGCTGCTCACCGGCAGACGTCCTATTCCTCAGCGACATTACCGCTGAACTAGACGCCGCCAAAACCGCCGGCCTGCGCACCGGCCTCTTACTCCGCCCCGGCAACGCGCCGCAAAGCAACGAGCAAAAACATCCGGCGATTAAGTCGTTTGAAGAGATCTCGTAG
- a CDS encoding DUF1592 domain-containing protein, translating to MRCSPCRYLLLITLALVARLGQTAEGPLPAFVKKYCVDCHGPSEAQRGLRLDQLPLKFGESESAARWIKVLDHISTGEMPPADAAQPPAKERAEITNWLRTELHKASLATQQQNGRVLIRRLNRTEYETTLSDLLGIEVKTRDLLPDDNSAAGFDNVSSVLDVSAAHLLRYQEAAERACRAVIPTRPPIKINDRRTGRQITEKVRSFIDMIGKVVKLDGDSLVMYGRTYNHLPVCTAVVPQNGRYRVRAQVRAINSPDKPLPVMLYCHEEYGRSEDDIRRVIDVTEGKPLEFDAEMELNRREMIIFTPWSLPDVRSLATKIKGQSLADYNGPAIVLDWVEVSGPLDPWPLPGYVQLFGDVPLKAASVVKAEAAGQRPPKVEGRDPGQWIYDPYVIAPENPKADAERLIRHFLPRAFRRPATEEQVARFVKIAHAALDQNESFAEAMIKTYKTILCSPHFLFLTPATTDGSKLDDFALATRLSYFLWSTLPDDELLDLAAKGELAKPGVLRAQTERLLNDPRAERFTKHFAGQWLDLRNINATSPDPQMYAEFDSHLFWAMPRETELFFEELLKHDRSVTEFTHSDWTFLNERLAQHYGIADVTGYEMRKVQLPEGSHRGGILTQASILKVTADGTKTSPVMRGKWVLERILGTPPAPPPPDIPAVEPDIRGATTIRQLLAKHRDTAACNSCHKQIDPPGFALESFDVIGGWRDEYRVPRGNKRKPLANYPGRTVAVGLPVELGGEVPDGRKFADIDEYKQLLLADKDQLARNVVHKLIVYSTGADLQFADREVVDQILADNRKTNFGFRSLLHSLVQSRIFLNK from the coding sequence ATGCGTTGCTCCCCCTGCCGCTATCTGCTTCTCATCACCTTGGCGCTCGTCGCCAGACTCGGCCAAACTGCCGAAGGGCCATTGCCGGCGTTCGTGAAAAAATACTGCGTCGACTGCCACGGCCCAAGTGAAGCTCAGCGCGGTTTGCGACTCGATCAACTGCCGCTGAAGTTTGGCGAATCAGAGTCAGCCGCCAGGTGGATTAAAGTCCTCGATCACATTTCGACTGGCGAAATGCCGCCAGCCGATGCGGCCCAACCGCCGGCGAAAGAGCGTGCCGAAATCACCAATTGGCTGCGCACGGAATTGCACAAAGCTTCGCTGGCAACCCAGCAGCAGAACGGCCGCGTGCTGATTCGGCGTTTGAATCGCACGGAGTATGAAACGACGCTCAGCGACTTGCTGGGAATCGAGGTGAAGACCCGCGATCTGTTGCCCGACGACAACAGCGCCGCCGGCTTCGACAACGTGAGTTCCGTCCTCGATGTTTCCGCCGCGCACTTGCTGCGCTATCAAGAAGCAGCCGAGCGCGCCTGCCGCGCGGTGATTCCCACTCGGCCGCCGATCAAGATCAACGACCGCCGCACCGGCCGGCAGATCACCGAGAAAGTTCGCTCGTTCATCGACATGATCGGCAAGGTGGTCAAACTCGATGGCGATTCGCTTGTCATGTATGGCCGCACTTACAATCATCTTCCCGTTTGCACCGCAGTGGTTCCGCAGAACGGCCGATATCGTGTGCGTGCCCAAGTGCGGGCCATCAACTCGCCGGATAAGCCTCTCCCGGTAATGCTCTACTGTCACGAAGAGTATGGCCGGAGCGAAGACGATATTCGTCGCGTGATCGACGTCACCGAAGGAAAGCCCCTCGAGTTCGACGCCGAGATGGAACTGAACCGCCGCGAGATGATCATCTTCACGCCGTGGTCGCTCCCCGATGTGCGCAGCCTCGCTACCAAAATCAAAGGTCAGTCGCTCGCCGATTACAACGGCCCGGCCATTGTGCTCGATTGGGTCGAGGTCTCCGGCCCGCTCGATCCCTGGCCGCTCCCCGGTTACGTGCAACTCTTTGGCGATGTGCCGCTGAAGGCTGCCTCGGTGGTGAAGGCCGAAGCCGCTGGTCAGCGTCCGCCGAAGGTCGAAGGGCGCGACCCGGGGCAATGGATTTACGATCCGTACGTCATCGCGCCGGAGAATCCGAAAGCGGACGCCGAGCGCCTCATTCGCCACTTCCTGCCGCGCGCTTTCCGCCGACCGGCCACCGAAGAGCAAGTCGCCCGCTTCGTGAAAATCGCGCACGCCGCGCTCGATCAGAACGAGTCGTTCGCCGAAGCGATGATCAAGACTTACAAGACGATTCTCTGCTCGCCGCACTTCTTGTTTCTCACGCCGGCGACGACTGACGGCAGCAAGCTCGATGATTTCGCCCTCGCGACTCGGCTCTCTTATTTCCTGTGGTCGACGCTGCCGGACGACGAATTGCTGGACCTCGCTGCCAAAGGCGAACTAGCAAAACCCGGCGTCCTCCGCGCTCAGACCGAGCGTCTCCTCAACGATCCGCGCGCCGAACGTTTTACCAAGCACTTTGCCGGGCAATGGCTCGACCTGCGGAACATCAACGCCACTTCGCCCGATCCGCAAATGTATGCCGAGTTCGACTCGCACCTCTTCTGGGCCATGCCGCGCGAGACGGAGCTCTTTTTCGAAGAACTGCTAAAGCACGACCGGAGCGTGACCGAGTTTACGCACTCTGACTGGACGTTTCTCAACGAGCGTCTCGCCCAGCACTACGGCATCGCCGATGTGACAGGCTATGAAATGCGCAAAGTGCAACTCCCCGAGGGTTCGCACCGCGGCGGCATCCTGACGCAGGCCAGCATTCTGAAAGTGACTGCCGACGGTACGAAGACTTCGCCGGTGATGCGCGGCAAATGGGTGCTCGAGCGAATCCTGGGCACACCGCCGGCGCCGCCACCGCCCGATATTCCTGCCGTGGAACCCGACATTCGCGGCGCGACCACGATTCGTCAGTTGCTCGCCAAGCATCGCGACACGGCGGCTTGTAACAGTTGCCACAAACAGATCGACCCGCCCGGCTTCGCGCTCGAATCGTTCGATGTGATCGGCGGTTGGCGCGATGAATACCGCGTGCCGCGCGGCAACAAGCGCAAGCCGCTGGCAAATTATCCCGGCCGCACGGTCGCCGTCGGTTTGCCGGTGGAACTCGGCGGCGAAGTGCCCGATGGCCGCAAGTTCGCCGACATCGACGAATACAAACAGCTGCTGCTCGCCGATAAAGATCAACTGGCCCGCAATGTCGTGCACAAACTGATCGTCTACAGCACCGGCGCCGATCTGCAGTTCGCCGATCGTGAAGTCGTCGATCAGATTTTGGCTGACAATCGAAAAACGAATTTCGGCTTCCGCAGTTTGTTGCATTCCCTCGTGCAAAGCCGGATATTTTTGAATAAGTGA
- a CDS encoding YgiQ family radical SAM protein: MSAVCRPSPGEMGTLLESLAPAMLPPATSGGLLQLSSAKNQPQNPPKKQPPPFLPLPMTAEEAKKRGWDEVDVVIISGDAYIDHPSFATAILGRVLEAAGFRVGIVSQPDWRKVDDWRRFGKPRLFYAISAGNMDSMINHYTANKKVRNADAYSPGGRIGLRPDRATLAYCQRAREAFPGVPVIAGSVEASLRRLAHYDYWSDKVRRSIILDCKADLLVYGMGEEAIVEIARGLAAGKTTKEMRDMRGVTYCLGASETPPEDCLKLPTYEEVASDKPKFAEATRIIHNEQNPYNGRRLVQYHDRQAVVCNPPRLPISQRSMDVVYSLPYTRRPHPSYSEAIPAMDMIKDSVTIMRGCFGGCTFCSITTHQGRIIQSRSGESVQAEIERMAADPQFKGTISDIGGPTANMYEMKCTEPEVEAVCRRQSCVHPTICKLLGTDHGPLVDMMKKARETPGIKKVLVASGIRMDLARRSPEYMRDLARHHVGGHLKVAPEHVDPGVLGLMRKPATDDFEMFSEEFNKESKKAGKKQFIIPYFIASHPGSGLDEMIHLAVFLKQQGYKPDQVQDFIPAPFDVATAMYYTGIDPFTKKPVHIAKALRDRKMQRALLQFFKPENYFEVREALRQAGRMDLIGDGCDSLIPSKPPKEAMAKRRQDANDRFPGNYVHQPAGSGARNEGTKPGRKQPSPAAKQAQPNASRPLRKKDKTSRYQPGKGYRPDIKR; the protein is encoded by the coding sequence ATGTCTGCTGTTTGTCGCCCGTCCCCCGGTGAAATGGGGACGCTGCTCGAATCGCTCGCGCCTGCCATGTTGCCTCCCGCCACGAGCGGCGGTTTGCTGCAACTCTCTTCGGCCAAGAATCAGCCGCAGAATCCTCCCAAAAAACAACCGCCGCCGTTCTTGCCGCTGCCCATGACGGCCGAGGAAGCGAAGAAGCGCGGTTGGGACGAAGTCGATGTCGTGATTATCTCCGGCGACGCCTACATCGATCACCCGAGCTTCGCGACGGCCATTCTCGGCCGCGTGCTCGAAGCGGCCGGCTTTCGCGTCGGCATCGTCAGTCAGCCCGATTGGCGCAAGGTCGATGATTGGCGGCGGTTCGGTAAGCCGCGGCTGTTCTACGCGATCAGCGCCGGCAACATGGACTCGATGATCAATCACTACACGGCAAACAAAAAGGTCCGCAACGCCGATGCGTATTCGCCCGGCGGCCGGATCGGTCTGCGGCCCGATCGCGCGACACTTGCTTATTGCCAGCGCGCTCGCGAAGCATTCCCCGGCGTGCCCGTGATCGCGGGCAGTGTGGAAGCTTCGCTACGGCGACTTGCGCACTACGACTATTGGTCCGACAAGGTCCGCCGCTCGATCATTCTCGACTGCAAAGCCGATCTGCTGGTCTACGGCATGGGCGAAGAAGCGATTGTCGAAATCGCCCGCGGTCTGGCTGCCGGAAAGACCACGAAAGAAATGCGCGACATGCGCGGCGTGACCTATTGCCTCGGCGCGAGTGAAACGCCGCCCGAGGATTGCCTCAAGCTGCCGACGTACGAAGAGGTCGCTTCCGACAAACCGAAGTTTGCCGAAGCCACACGGATCATTCACAACGAGCAGAATCCTTACAACGGTCGCCGCCTCGTGCAGTATCACGATCGTCAGGCCGTCGTGTGCAATCCGCCGCGGCTACCGATTTCGCAGCGCTCGATGGATGTTGTTTACAGCCTGCCTTACACTCGGCGGCCGCATCCATCGTATTCGGAAGCCATCCCCGCGATGGACATGATCAAGGACAGCGTCACGATCATGCGCGGCTGCTTCGGCGGCTGCACCTTTTGCAGCATTACGACGCACCAAGGCCGCATCATTCAAAGTCGCAGCGGCGAAAGCGTGCAAGCCGAGATCGAACGAATGGCTGCCGATCCGCAGTTCAAAGGGACGATCAGCGACATCGGCGGGCCGACGGCGAACATGTATGAAATGAAGTGCACCGAGCCGGAAGTGGAAGCCGTCTGCCGCCGCCAGTCGTGTGTGCATCCGACGATCTGCAAGTTGCTCGGCACCGACCACGGCCCGCTCGTCGACATGATGAAAAAGGCCCGCGAAACGCCGGGGATCAAAAAAGTCCTCGTGGCCAGCGGCATTCGGATGGACCTCGCTCGCCGCAGTCCCGAATACATGCGCGACCTCGCGCGGCATCACGTCGGTGGCCACTTGAAGGTCGCTCCTGAACACGTCGATCCCGGCGTGCTGGGCCTGATGCGCAAGCCGGCGACCGATGACTTTGAAATGTTCTCGGAAGAGTTCAACAAGGAATCGAAGAAGGCCGGCAAGAAGCAGTTCATCATTCCGTACTTCATCGCGAGTCATCCCGGCAGCGGCCTCGATGAAATGATTCACCTCGCGGTGTTCCTAAAACAACAAGGCTACAAACCCGATCAGGTGCAGGACTTCATCCCCGCGCCGTTCGACGTGGCCACGGCCATGTATTACACGGGGATAGATCCCTTTACGAAGAAGCCAGTGCACATTGCGAAGGCCCTGCGCGATCGCAAGATGCAGCGGGCCCTGCTGCAATTCTTCAAACCCGAAAACTACTTCGAAGTCCGCGAAGCCCTCCGCCAAGCCGGCCGCATGGACCTCATCGGCGACGGCTGTGATTCTCTAATTCCTTCGAAGCCGCCCAAAGAAGCAATGGCCAAACGCCGCCAAGACGCCAACGACCGCTTCCCCGGCAACTACGTCCACCAACCCGCCGGCAGCGGCGCTCGCAACGAAGGAACCAAGCCGGGCCGCAAGCAGCCATCGCCCGCAGCCAAACAAGCACAGCCCAACGCGTCGCGCCCGCTGCGTAAGAAGGACAAGACTTCGCGCTATCAGCCGGGGAAGGGGTATCGGCCGGATATTAAACGATAA
- a CDS encoding DUF1552 domain-containing protein, with amino-acid sequence MPRLSRRTLLRAAGVSISLPLLDAMLPVGLRAETKAEKMSPQRLVLIGRPLGFHAPFFFPEKPGGDYTPSRYTKLIDEHRDHFTVFSGISHRGYPGGHGTHPALFTGVRPEGVRPGDLRNTISLDQLVAARAGNETRFASLALGGGELSWNAKGVKIPAEDRATQVFKALFVQGTPAEVAKEMKKLAAGQSILDGVRDQAKTLSQSLNSADRDRLDLLLSSIREAEARLAQDKAWIDRAKPVVETKPFTDDYITGGRMLTRTQQWFDLIHLALQTDSTRVISFSVWSHEALNDLPGLTMAHHDASHHGQDEAKINELAKIEEAEIKLFGGLLAKLKGTAENDRTLLDRTSIVYASSLGNASAHTVDNLPVILAGGGFQHAGHLGFNRKENYQLSNVYVRLLQQLQFETDKFGNSDGVLSEV; translated from the coding sequence ATGCCCCGCCTCTCTCGTCGCACGTTGCTCCGCGCAGCCGGTGTCTCCATCAGCCTGCCACTGCTCGATGCCATGCTTCCAGTCGGTTTACGGGCCGAGACCAAAGCCGAGAAGATGTCGCCGCAACGACTCGTCCTCATCGGCAGGCCGCTCGGTTTTCACGCGCCGTTCTTTTTTCCCGAGAAGCCCGGCGGCGACTACACGCCGTCGCGTTACACCAAACTGATCGACGAGCACCGCGACCACTTCACCGTTTTCTCTGGCATTTCGCATCGTGGTTATCCCGGCGGCCATGGCACGCATCCGGCGCTCTTCACCGGCGTGCGGCCCGAAGGTGTTCGCCCCGGCGATCTGCGCAACACCATTTCGCTTGATCAACTCGTAGCCGCCCGCGCTGGTAACGAAACGCGTTTCGCCAGCCTGGCCCTCGGCGGCGGTGAACTTTCGTGGAATGCCAAAGGTGTAAAAATCCCCGCCGAAGATCGCGCCACGCAAGTGTTTAAAGCTCTCTTCGTGCAAGGAACTCCTGCCGAAGTTGCCAAGGAAATGAAGAAGCTCGCCGCCGGCCAAAGCATTCTCGACGGCGTGCGCGACCAGGCCAAAACGTTGTCGCAAAGTCTGAACTCCGCTGACCGCGATCGCCTCGATCTGCTGCTGTCCTCCATTCGCGAAGCCGAAGCTCGCTTGGCGCAGGACAAAGCGTGGATCGACCGCGCCAAGCCCGTCGTCGAGACCAAGCCGTTCACCGACGACTACATCACTGGCGGCCGAATGCTCACGCGCACCCAGCAGTGGTTCGATCTCATCCATCTCGCGCTGCAGACCGATTCGACGCGGGTCATCAGCTTTTCTGTCTGGTCGCACGAAGCCCTCAACGATCTGCCAGGGCTGACGATGGCCCATCACGATGCCTCGCACCACGGCCAGGACGAAGCCAAGATCAACGAGCTGGCAAAAATCGAAGAGGCCGAAATCAAACTCTTCGGCGGCCTGCTCGCCAAGCTAAAGGGCACGGCCGAAAACGACCGCACGCTGCTCGACCGCACGTCGATCGTCTACGCCAGCAGCCTCGGCAACGCCTCGGCCCACACGGTCGACAACTTGCCCGTCATCCTCGCCGGCGGCGGCTTCCAGCACGCCGGCCACCTCGGCTTCAATCGCAAAGAGAATTACCAACTCTCCAACGTCTACGTCCGCCTGCTGCAGCAACTGCAGTTTGAGACGGACAAGTTCGGCAACAGCGACGGCGTGCTGAGCGAGGTGTAA
- the mtnB gene encoding methylthioribulose 1-phosphate dehydratase, which yields MTTDVASPLAPYTSQIDALCETGHWLWQRGFSLGTSSNYSVVVNRNPLQLLLTASGKDKGHLTRSDFVVVDDQGKPTSPGQPKSSAETLLHTVAAEQPGVGAILHTHSVYSTILSDLFFEQGYVEISGYEMLKGLAGVTTHEHTWRMEIFENTQDISQLAAKVRQRLNDPTKPLTHGYLIRKHGLYTWGVDLAEARRHIEIIEFLLECTYRRRMLG from the coding sequence ATGACAACCGACGTCGCCTCGCCCCTCGCCCCTTACACGTCGCAGATCGATGCCCTGTGCGAAACCGGCCATTGGCTGTGGCAGCGCGGTTTTTCGCTAGGGACCAGCAGCAACTACAGCGTGGTGGTGAACCGCAATCCGCTGCAATTACTCCTCACCGCCAGCGGCAAAGATAAAGGTCATCTGACTCGCAGCGATTTCGTCGTTGTCGATGACCAAGGCAAGCCGACCTCACCCGGTCAGCCAAAATCCTCGGCCGAGACGCTGCTGCACACGGTCGCCGCCGAGCAACCGGGCGTCGGCGCGATTTTGCACACGCACTCGGTTTACTCGACGATTCTCTCCGACCTGTTTTTCGAGCAGGGCTATGTCGAGATCAGCGGCTACGAAATGCTGAAGGGACTCGCCGGCGTGACCACGCACGAGCACACCTGGCGGATGGAGATTTTCGAAAACACCCAGGACATTTCACAGCTGGCCGCGAAGGTTCGCCAACGGCTGAATGATCCCACGAAACCGCTCACGCATGGCTATTTAATTCGGAAGCACGGACTGTACACTTGGGGTGTCGATCTGGCCGAAGCCCGGCGGCACATCGAGATTATTGAGTTCCTGCTCGAGTGCACCTATCGACGACGCATGCTCGGCTAA